In the Hevea brasiliensis isolate MT/VB/25A 57/8 chromosome 8, ASM3005281v1, whole genome shotgun sequence genome, TGGAATGCAAATCTTACACGCCTCACCATCCCATTTAGATTTTTTATACCAATCACATTCTAATTGAGGATTATCTTAATAGCTATTTTCCAACTCAATCCTATTTCCCATATGGGTTTTCCTAGATAATAATAAAGCTTTGTTGCATAGCCTGACTTGGTACAATAAACTCATATTCAAGTCCCCACTCTCCTGATCTCCCTAGTCAAAAAATAAagctttgttttcttttctttaattgcaATGCTTTCACACACTATACCTAGTCCACCTCTTGTCCTCAAGCCTACTTTAAGAGCATGAAATCACTCTTAATATGCATTAGAAAAAAAAGATATTATGCATATAGATATTAGGTTGACAACTAAGTGCTTTGAATAAAATCATCTGAAGAATAAAGATATTTACAGCCTATTCTCTACTTTCTTTtacaaaagagaccaaaaattcttTGAATTACTGAATCTTTTCAAGAcctttgattatctatcacaaatcCATCATTCCTCATTCCATATTTTCTACCTTATAATTAGAAAGTAAGATTTATAGCCTAAATTCAACTTCAACATTGATAAAGAGAAGACAAAAGGTATATTCTCCAAGAAAAATAGGGGGGTTAATGAAGCTTGACCATCACCCTTATTCCTGGAAGAATTTAAATAAAAGGAGCACGATCACCATGCTTACCAGAAGAGTCAATGATAACAACTTGATGAGAGTAAAAAATAAGGCTGAAAGATAGCAAATGATGCAAACCAGGAGGAAAAAATCTGCAAGATTCCTAACTTTATTCACAACACGAGTAAAAATCTAATTATGTATCTCAGTTTCTATACTTCTCCCTGCACATATAATAAACTAAACAAGCCATTGAAACCTACCACTACACACTCTGAAAAGGCATTGATCTATAAATCTACTTGTTTCAAAAGGGTTGGCCACCAGGCATCAGCTAGCAGATCAGTGATTGTCAGGAATATTTAGACTGTAGGACATCTCAAATCCCTACAGAGAGGTAAATCATTGAGTCTATTGACAAGAGCCTAATGTCAAAAATCCAACAAGTACGCATCATTCAAAGTTCAGCAAGAACCAATTGCAACCCACAGGAAAAAGTGACCACGCTAATAATACTAGACTTGGGATGTGGTAGGATGTCTTTATCTTATCATCTCCAGAGGGCTTTATGCCTATGGAAAATCCAGTTTGAATAGTCTCAACAATTACAAGTATTCTTGCCATAACTAAAGTTCTGGCTCATCATTATTAATCCAAACCTTTCAGTTGGAACCTTAGCACTAGATATATATTCTTCTTGTTCACATGGTTTCCAGCTTTCGAGGGAATAATCCAATCAACAAtgacaaaaggagctccaatcaTTTTGTTATTCCAAAATTATTGAATTCTAGCCTCTACGTGAACATTTAAGTTGACATTTCAACAATTACTCATCAACCATATAATTAGATGCGTAACAATTATGTGCACTTCCTTGCACCCATAATCATTAGTGTTGCTAttttttaatcaaaatcaaaCCATTAGGACTACTCTAATAAACCAGATCAAGATTCATAGCATTTAAACTAAACCTAAACGAATACCAAATGATTATATCAATAATCACAAAATACTACTAATTCGCAAAGGATATCATAAGAGCACGCTCATATACACATGATAATAAGTTTCAATATCAAATCCTAAGAGCTATCTTAACAAAATTGGATGAAGAATAAATCCCACTAGATAATTAGCAGAGACCATAAAACAACTAACTAATTAACAAAAAGAACACAGATTAGAGGTCAAACAAAACTAATAATGATGGACTTATCTGATCTCAAGCACTGTATACAAGGGGGAAAAAAAGCAACAATTGTCACATAATATTGAACTTAACGCACATAATTAACCTTAAATTAGAAGCACATCTAAATATgggtaattatatatttatagttTCATTTACCATAATCACACTGAAGATTGTGGAACCTTTGAAACCAACACCTTACCATCCTGAGTCAGagcgccaccaccaccaccaacatGTCTCATTTCACCGGTAACTGCCACCCCACCAACCCCCTGGTACGGAGGAGGTGCCTGCATTACACCTCCCTGCGCAGTGTAGTACACCTGCCTCCCATGTGCGCTATCATACGCCACTGTTGCGTAACCAGTATCCGTCACCCCCACTCCCGCCCCACTTGGCCTCACGACCCCCACGGGCCCCGGCGCTGCAGATATTGGAGGTGGCGGTTGTTGCGGTTGTGGCACCATATTGTACACTGGTGGCGGTGGCTCCCGGTAAACATCGGGTCCTCCCATCCTCGGCATGTAATATTGTTGACCTGTTTGGCCGGTGACAGGTCGCATTACTGGAGTGTGATAAACTGTGCCCGGAGCTGGACCTTGTAGCACGTAAACCTGTTGTTGTTCCGGTGGAGCCGGTGTGGTAGTTACAGTCACCGCCGCCGGCTGGTATCCCTGACTGGTAAACTGTTTCTCAGGCCAATATCCAGCAGGAGTAGTCACCGCTGGGTTGACTGTAACAGGCAACGTCGCCGGAGGAAGTTTATCAGGCAATTTTTGAACGTAGTACTCGCCAGGGTAACCACCCACCAAATTGTCATCACTGTTTTTCCTATACATAGTCTGCTGCTCCTGTTCTCTAATCTGCATCCTCTGCAACTGGGTCTGTACGTTCAAAGGATCCGATCCTATAACCCGATCATCGTGACCCACCCCGACATAAGTTTCTGGTAAATCAGGCACTTTGACCGGCGCCGGCGGCGGAGGAACACCCTTGTCTAACCCGAACAAGAAATCAACATTATTCGGCGCCGGTTTGTTGGTCTCAGGAACGTGACTAGGACCAGAATTCAAGGCCTCAACGAAACGGTCCCTTTCCGATTTGGATCCTTCAGACCCAAAACTTGCCGGAGAAGGATTGACCGGGAATAAGAAAAGCCGCATACGAGCAGGTTTAGCGGAAGCTCGATAAAGACGATCATACTCATGCATCATGTGTTCGAGATCATCATCATTAGTAACAGAAATCAAAGCATCAAGATCTTCACCTGGGAGCTGATACTTGAAAGAAATATCAGTATCTCCACAAAGGGCAGCAAGCTTACCGATCATGATGGAGAACTTGATATTCCGATCAACGGCGAGAATTTTGGTCTCGCCGccaatatatgagagctgattatCATGAGGACGAGGGTGGATCTTGCCACCATAGCTGCACATAAACTTAGCTTTACAATCCTGAGCCTGCTGCTGGGATTGGTCCTCCCACGGCGTAGGGTTCTCGAACTCAATTTCACGGGATCGAGGAGAAGAGTGGCCGGAATCTGGGTATGAATTATAGGTATAGTTCTCCATGTTTACGGGTTTTGAAGAAAAGGCGAAGACGGGAAGAGACGAGGAGGGCTTTGAGAGGTGGGTGGTGGGAATCAGAAGTCCATGAGCATAAcagggaagagagagagagtgaagaCTGAGGAGATCTTTTACAAGATCTTTTTTGGGTAATGGAAGAGGTGGTTGGGTGGACAGATTATTGGTGCTGCTGGTGGTGCAGGTGGTGGGGGAGGGACAAGTGGTGGAGGAAGACGAGAGAAAGAGGGAGAAAGGGTGCAGTGTGGAGGAGGTGGCGGAGAGAGAGATATAGGGGTTTAGCTGGACTTTTGAGAAGTGTGGTGGGGTCCAGTGAGCATTGATTGAGAAGATGACTGGAGAAAGGGATAAGAGGGTGATGTGTtgactgagagagagagagagagagagagagggagagagagagctgCCAACTGCCAACCGGAAGTGAAGCAGGTGAAACAATACTTAACTACTACTAATTGATATGTACACTCCAAGGGGAGAATGCAAACTGATCCTTTTCTTGAACCCCCACGTAAataaaattttgatgaaaatATTTGTATGATTTtgggattaattttaatttttttaaactattttatttttatttattttttaatttaatttttgatatatgtaatttaaaattagaaTGGTCCAttgtaaaaataattggaaaatTTACAAAATTAATAAGTAACCAAATCACTCTTTAAATACAGAAGAgtgaatattttaaattttatttagttttttacatttattattttaatatattttttaaaattcatttattttaaattaaaatttaaaatttaatatcccaTAATTATAATATCACTCATAAGAAGATTttacaataattttaataaaaaattattatttaatttttatattttaaaaaataaattatttaatttatatattttacttttattaatcTATTTAgttatttcatgaaattttttattatttatattatttaaattattatttaatctttttattttaataaaattaattaattgatttatatattttaaaatatactattatttaatcattttattttacttaaattaattagttgatctatatattttaaaatatataatattttaaaataaattattgaataaagaTAGAGATGTTACTGTATAgaaactaaatttaaatttatatatttttaatttttaatttttttgacattatatttatgtttttttatcgaaaaataattttttgtatTACTTGTAAATTTAAAGAAACTGATtaacttttttatatatataactttTTTCATATAAACAGCTTGTACCATTTTGATCAATAGatgaaaataaacaaaaaatgAGAAGAAAAGATTAAGGAAATttaagtataaaaattaaatatgagaCTAAATATTAAGGAAATttaagtataaaaattaaatatgagactaaatagttaatagaattaaattataaaaactaattaatatatattttttaaaatatatagactaactaattaatttcactaaactaaatgaattaaataatagtttgaacaatattaactaataaaaaaattaataaaaatattaaataatttaatgaaaataaaatataaaaattaattaatatattttttaaaatataatactaagtaattaactttattaaaatataaaaactaaataataatttatcctaATTTTAATGCATACTTTCTCacttatgaaaaaataaattcttCATTAAAAACAGAAATCAACCTAACCTCATATAACTATTAATAAGGATATATATATACACGCACAATACACTGAATAATTTCTCATaacttatattaaattttatataaaaagaagtaaaattttcaaatttaagctataaataaaatatttaactaCTAGAcagttaataaatttaaataataaaagaacATATTTTATTATGTACTTTTATTGGTGAATTAAACTCATCCAAAAATTTTATTGAggaacttaaaatttaaataaaatattttaaaaataaatataattaaatcttGTTAATAAATTAATCAATCAAGGCTAATAAAGTTGCTTACATAGAGACGAATATAGTAACGTGATTGATATGCCCGTGAAATGTGACGCCCGCTtccaaaaaaataaacaaaaaatgtGAAACCTGCGTTCACACCGTGTGGATATAcagaaattttgaaataaaaggcAACATATAAAATCTTGACACTCTAAATATTTGAAAGTGAAACaactttaaatttatatttatattattttaaatttaattatttaaattcattttaataatttccaaattcatttaaatttatataaaaataatttcataatttttaaaatttttatttatttaaaatataatttgaatatcataaaaaataaatattttatatttaattatttatttatgtaaACATATTTGAATAACATATATaggtattatttttttaattttaaattttttattatatattatataaactcaTTTTAACATAGGTATTTATCTTAACTTATAAATTCTAAATATAAATTGACTTGTTTATTTATAACAATTTTTaggtttataagttaaaaaaaaaatactcgaCTTTTCATTttgatacttatattcttataagctagtttaactaaatattttactatattattcttatttaaatttttaaaattttattataaatgtcatttaatattcttttaaccattttaataataaatgtgcttataaattattttttatattaactaattatcaattacttataaatattttaGCTAAATACGTAACTGCTTAAAATTTTGAATACTTATAAGCTAaactaattttcataagttaaacCAAACACTCTTTAAATAATGTCCTGTCATAACTAAGTAATAAGCACTTCCATAAATTAATAtagattattttaaaattttatgttttattttttaaattaagattTTCAATTAAAAGTTATCTATGAACTAAGCTTCTAAGTTATTATGCACTCCTAATAGAGGAAATTATAATATTCTTATGAACATTGTTATAATTATTATTCAAAATTCTAATGAGATTTggagagaaattttttttttaatatagagtataactcttattttagtgttatttctaAATTGAGCGGGACTCATAATTAGATTATAATCGAGggaattaatactataaatagaaGAATAATAGAAAGGTTATTTGGCTTCGCCCATAGGGAGCGGCTTTGCCCATTGAAGATAGTGGATTTGCTCATGGAGAGTGGCTTTGCCCGTTGATGAGATATTCTTACCCATTACAGTCCCATAGAGGGAAAGAGACTTTGGCCTAAGGTAGAGAAATAATTCTTGTCTATTGATGAGATTATTATTATATTTGTAGTTTAAGACACCCTTTATGGTGTAGcaattaaaatagtaaatatattgggttatgcctacagtgattaattaatatatttactataagcaGTTTGATGTAGTATGGATTCTTTTAGGTGTAATTAGGTTTATGGGTAGTATCGTTTGAGCTtgtaattgattatttattgttgATAATGGAAGATAGCATGTCCGTAGATGTAACCTTATGTGAAAAGGGTGAACCATGTAAATATTAttgttttatatatttattttatttttttacagtTTACACGCTTCTGCCGTGCACAACAAACATAAACACTTATATAAATATAGACATTTTATAAATTAAGTGATTTTTATTAATCAATGTTAAAATTTAAAAGATAACTTAGAAACATACCGTCTCAAAAACACTTAGAAGCATAAAATAAATTGtctatgatttgattattgaattagaaacttaattatttttgaaaaaaaatatatatattcaagtTAAACCATAGGTTCAGAGAAGCAATTTTCTCATAACCAGAAAACTAataattgtttaattaaaatattattaatttaaaaaaatttgaaattattattttaaggtctaatttaaaatatattattttaaatattattaaaatatgaaaaatatataattattttaataatcttttaattaacttttaatatttttaattaatatatttattgtcacaacccaacctatgggccggaccggcactaggacctgggccagcttaaagcccccgaggcccgtagtaagcctaactgttcatttacccaattctaaggcccatttgggcccaatttcaagaaaacaaatggacagagtccggccataaaaatggactttccaacggggagtttttgactcacccgacctgtaaacacaatatatagtcatttggggagctcagctcaccctccacatactcatcaacataaaaacatatgggagctcagctccctcatccagtccatcaaacatacatatcattagatgtttacaggtccaacatgataataatattacagaccaaaatcaaataaatacttttaacacatgcggaaattctaggagtaaataaaattacacaaatattgataaacaacctgcaaaGGAGAAAAGCACGTTAACCAatataaaatcctcctgtagcctgaaaaaaatattgaacaggagtgagcgttcgactcagagagtaaaatatcaattttaaccataatccctataactatctaaaactaatgtaccctgtagagtgaaatgcaatatcaacaacattttcacatcataacatcaaaaaggtaatttggagcactcacacaccctgtagtatcaatcataacatatgggagctgatcccctatacagctctcttaaatctaacctggtgccagcgaattactcaagctcggacttccacttaataaccaaatcgagggtcccagcgaattactcaagccgtgactacccctcgaaggatcgggtcccagcgaattactcaagccgtgactaccccgtcctatccatagtccacaccacatcacacgcacgccaacgcacgcacactgctccaaattaccacaacaacatccatggcacatcaacagttatgaatgcaacataaatcgtgcct is a window encoding:
- the LOC110652232 gene encoding uncharacterized protein LOC110652232 translates to MENYTYNSYPDSGHSSPRSREIEFENPTPWEDQSQQQAQDCKAKFMCSYGGKIHPRPHDNQLSYIGGETKILAVDRNIKFSIMIGKLAALCGDTDISFKYQLPGEDLDALISVTNDDDLEHMMHEYDRLYRASAKPARMRLFLFPVNPSPASFGSEGSKSERDRFVEALNSGPSHVPETNKPAPNNVDFLFGLDKGVPPPPAPVKVPDLPETYVGVGHDDRVIGSDPLNVQTQLQRMQIREQEQQTMYRKNSDDNLVGGYPGEYYVQKLPDKLPPATLPVTVNPAVTTPAGYWPEKQFTSQGYQPAAVTVTTTPAPPEQQQVYVLQGPAPGTVYHTPVMRPVTGQTGQQYYMPRMGGPDVYREPPPPVYNMVPQPQQPPPPISAAPGPVGVVRPSGAGVGVTDTGYATVAYDSAHGRQVYYTAQGGVMQAPPPYQGVGGVAVTGEMRHVGGGGGALTQDGKVLVSKVPQSSV